The segment GTCATGGCCCGCATGGCCCGGACCGCCTGGTCCGCCTGGTCCGCCTGGTCCACGTGGCGCGGCCCGCCGTACCCGACGTACCCGTCGGCCAGGTGGGCGCTCACGTGGGCGTATTCGAACCGCCCGGTGTACCGGTCGTTGCCCAGGTCTGCGTGGAAGCCGATCAGGTAGTCGGCGGTCTCGAGGGGGAAGGTCGTTCCCGACCGGCGCAGCTTCGAGAAGACGCCGGCATGGATCCCGGTCCTGAACCGCAGCCCGTTGTTCCCGTCCCACGCATAGTCGGCGGCCTCCCAGGAACCGCCGATGTCGCCGTTCAACCTGTCACCCAGGTTGGACGTAACCGCTAGGCGCGCCTCGGTCGGGTCGGCCAGCAGCGGGCGGAACAGCCGCTGCTGCGGGGCGGCGAAGCGCCAGGTCCCGCCGGATGCGTCCGCCGCGTCAACGGCCGGGCTGACGGCGAGGTACAGAAGACCCATGCCGGCGAACCACGGGAACCTTCGCAGGATAGCGGAAATAAACGCCATGATATCAACGGGTTAGGAACGATAGAGCAAAGTCGGGCCGCGTCGTGGTGAAATCCGGATTCTTAGGATTCAGAGCGTACCGATGATAGGATGGGACACACCCGGTGTCAAGACATCTGTACCTGCCGCAAACCCCGATGGAACGGGCATATCGGGCGTGGCCGGCTACGGGAATGTCCTTGACACCGACCGGTTGAGGCCGTTAGTTTGAGGATTCTTGAAAAATCCATGCATCGATGAACGGGAGACAGGCAACAGTGCCGCGTAACCTGAACAGCTTCGGTGCCCGCGCCGCATTGAACGCGGGCGGAAGCGCCAGTACCTACTACTCGCTTTCAAGGGCCGAGGAAGGCGGCGCCGGAGACATATCGCGTCTTCCCTTTTCCCTCAAGGTCATGGTGGAAAACCTGCTGCGCCACGAAGATGGCGTGTCGGTTTGCGCTGAAGATGTGGCCGCCGTCGCCGGAAGCGTAGAGGGCGGACCCTCCGAAAGGGAGATCGCCTTCCGCCCTGCGCGGGTGCTGATGCAGGACTTCACGGGTGTGCCGGCCGTCGTCGACCTGGCCGCCATGCGGGACGCCATCCGGAAACTGGGCGGCGCGGCCGACCGCATCAATCCCCTGCAGGACGTGGACCTGGTCATCGACCACTCCGTACAGGTGGACGAGTTCGGTTCCCGCCGCGCCTTCGCGGCCAACGTGGACCGCGAGTTCGACCGGAATCTGGAGCGGTACCGCTTCCTCAAGTGGGGACAGCAGGCCTTCGACAACTTCCGCGTCGTCCCACCCGGCACGGGCATCGTGCACCAGGTCAACCTCGAGTACCTGGCCAAGGTGGTCTTCGCCCGGGAGCGGGACGGCGAATCGATCGCCTATCCCGACACCCTGGTGGGGACGGACTCCCATACGACCATGATCAATGGGCTCGGCGTGGTCGGCTGGGGCGTGGGCGGCATCGAGGCGGAAGCGGCCATGCTCGGCCAGCCGGTGTCGATGCTCATCCCGTCCGTGGTGGGGTTCAGGATGACCGGCGCCCTCCCGGCCGGGGCCACGGCGACGGATCTGGTCCTGACGGTGACCCAGATGCTCCGGGCACACGGCGTCGTCGGCAAGTTTGTCGAATTCCACGGTCCCGGGCTGGACAGCCTGTCCCTGCCCGACCGGGCCACCATCGCCAACATGGCCCCCGAATACGGGGCCACCGTGGGGTTCTTTCCGGTGGACGAAGAGACACTGTCCTACATGGAACTGACCGGCCGCGACGCGGGCGAGATCGAACTGACGGAAGCCTATACGAAGGCGCAGGGCCTGTTCCGGACATCCGGCACCCCCGACCCGGTCTTCTCCGACACCCTGGAACTCGACCTCGGCACCGTCGAACCGAGCATGGCGGGCCCCCGCAGGCCCCAGGACCGCGTATCGCTGTCCAGCGTCAAGCCGTCGTTCCGCAAGGAACTGGCCGCCATGCTGGCCGACGAGAACCCGGACCTGTCCGACGAGACCGTCGAGCAGTGGGTGGACGGCAACGGACACGCGCCCGGCGAGATGGGCACACTGACGAAAAAAACGCCTGTCGACATGGGTGGATCGTCCTTCAATCTGGGACACGGCTCGGTGGTGATCGCGGCGATCACCAGCTGCACGAACACGTCCAACCCGGCCGTGCTCGCGGCCGCCGGCGTCCTGGCGAAGAAGGCCGTCGAACGGGGCCTGTCCACCCAACCCTGGGTGAAGACCAGCCTTGCGCCGGGCTCGCAGGTCGTGACCCGGTACCTGGAAGACATGGGCCTGCTTTCCTACCTGGAGCAGCTCCGGTTCCACGTCGTGGGCTACGGCTGCACGACCTGCATCGGCAACAGCGGCCCCGTGCCCGCTCCCATCGGCGACGCGGTGCGGGAGTCCGACCTGGTCGCTGCCGCTGTGCTGAGCGGCAACCGGAATTTCGAAGGCCGCGTGAACCCCATCGTAAAGGCCAATTACCTGGCCTCGCCGCCGCTCGTGGTGGCCTACGCCCTGGCCGGACGCATGGACGTGGACCTGTACAACGAGCCCATCGGAACCGATCCGAAGGGCGACGACGTCTACCTCCGCGAGATCTGGCCCACGCCCGGGGAAGTCCGGGAGGCCGTGCGCGCCTCCGTGCGCCGGGAGATGTTCCAGTCGATCTACGCCGACGTCTTCACGGGCGACGACCGCTGGGCGGAACTGGCCGCGACGGGCGACGAGTCCTATGCCTGGGACGACGTCTCCACGTACGTCAAGCTTCCGCCCTACTTCGACGATATGTCGATGGCGCCCGGCGAAAT is part of the Gemmatimonadota bacterium genome and harbors:
- a CDS encoding DUF1207 domain-containing protein, whose protein sequence is MAFISAILRRFPWFAGMGLLYLAVSPAVDAADASGGTWRFAAPQQRLFRPLLADPTEARLAVTSNLGDRLNGDIGGSWEAADYAWDGNNGLRFRTGIHAGVFSKLRRSGTTFPLETADYLIGFHADLGNDRYTGRFEYAHVSAHLADGYVGYGGPRHVDQADQADQAVRAMRAMTYSREYFTLYVARETRFTTGSAIGSAIGSARVYGSLRWSNHAIPDVRRWRVQGGAELVFRPLAGEGGATRAYLACDVRLFRDGDISINRTAHAGLLFHNEASRGLRLAFVYHGGRSEHGQFHHLEDDYAGIGLFFDL
- the acnA gene encoding aconitate hydratase AcnA; amino-acid sequence: MNGRQATVPRNLNSFGARAALNAGGSASTYYSLSRAEEGGAGDISRLPFSLKVMVENLLRHEDGVSVCAEDVAAVAGSVEGGPSEREIAFRPARVLMQDFTGVPAVVDLAAMRDAIRKLGGAADRINPLQDVDLVIDHSVQVDEFGSRRAFAANVDREFDRNLERYRFLKWGQQAFDNFRVVPPGTGIVHQVNLEYLAKVVFARERDGESIAYPDTLVGTDSHTTMINGLGVVGWGVGGIEAEAAMLGQPVSMLIPSVVGFRMTGALPAGATATDLVLTVTQMLRAHGVVGKFVEFHGPGLDSLSLPDRATIANMAPEYGATVGFFPVDEETLSYMELTGRDAGEIELTEAYTKAQGLFRTSGTPDPVFSDTLELDLGTVEPSMAGPRRPQDRVSLSSVKPSFRKELAAMLADENPDLSDETVEQWVDGNGHAPGEMGTLTKKTPVDMGGSSFNLGHGSVVIAAITSCTNTSNPAVLAAAGVLAKKAVERGLSTQPWVKTSLAPGSQVVTRYLEDMGLLSYLEQLRFHVVGYGCTTCIGNSGPVPAPIGDAVRESDLVAAAVLSGNRNFEGRVNPIVKANYLASPPLVVAYALAGRMDVDLYNEPIGTDPKGDDVYLREIWPTPGEVREAVRASVRREMFQSIYADVFTGDDRWAELAATGDESYAWDDVSTYVKLPPYFDDMSMAPGEITDIRGARVLAVLGDSVTTDHISPAGSIQADSPAGRYLVERGVAPKDFNSYGARRGNHEVMMRGTFANIRLRNRLAPGTEGGWTKTAPDGEPVAIYDAAMAYRASDTPLIVIAGKEYGSGSSRDWAAKGPNLLGVRAVIVESYERIHRSNLIGMGILPLQFEEGDSAESLGLTGFETYDVEGIEGGIAPRQRVRVRVTAADGATRTLNTIVRIDTPVEVEYYRHGGILQYVLRGLLEG